The Oncorhynchus nerka isolate Pitt River linkage group LG3, Oner_Uvic_2.0, whole genome shotgun sequence genome includes the window ccactatactggtgaggtcaaaacctttattatggccactatactggtgaggtcaaaacctttattatggccactatactggtgaggttaaaacctttattatggccaccatactggtgaggtcaaaacctttattatggcCACTTGGTGAGGTTAAAACCTTTATTAAGGCCACtatactggtgaggtcaaaacctttattatgaccactatactggtgaggtcaaaacctttattatgaccactatactggtgaggtcaaaacctttatGGCCACCATACTGGTGAGGTCAAGACCTTTATTATGGCCACtatactggtgaggtcaaaacctttattatggccactatactggtgaggtcaaaacctttattatggccactatactggtggggtcaaaacctttattatggcCACTATACTGGTGGGGTCAAAACCTTTATGACCACCATACTGGTGAGGTCAAACCCTTTATCGTAACCACCatactggtgaggtcaaaacctttattatggccaccatactggtgaggtcaaaacctttattatggccaccatactggtgaggtcaaaacctttattatggccactatactggtgaggtcaaaacctttattatggccactatactggtgaggtcaaaacctttattatggccactatactggtgaggtcaaaacctttattatggccactatactggtgaggtcaaaacctttattatggccactatactggtgaggtcaaaacctttattatggccactatactggtgaggtcaaaacctttattatgattacagtttttctcagtcgctttggtgcatttttcacatcatccctaacatgtgcaaaataataagtgcatttctcagaacaatttgtacaaactgcaatatacaatagatatgtttctaaagctagtcagtcactaaaaatccttagtacatctctcaacagtaaatattcatgccattgatcatgtcagtgtcatcagaatgataagtcattgagtcattgttcacgaacaaggtcatcaaaatgtttaggcatgttgtcaatgtaactgtgtactttgacagtattacctgatgtaaacttaggctacagtttggatgacagttactgtattgaaaatgcacaaggctgcacttctatggcatatatcaatatcaacagtactatttacatattactgtatgtgggttattgattgaaagagactggacaacccaaggggcacaaaggaaaaaaaactaaattagaaagaaacacgggaaaccacccctaaggcacaactttgcccgcagcactgttgtgctgtctctgcacatccagacgttcctgtctgtcggcccacatattctcatccacatcacaccggatattttcccttccaatgcaacgtggaaagaaccttttggaatgccttatccatcctctgcaggcgtctactgtgatgtcctcacatgctgcatccattgcagccagcagggtcatctgtgtgtgtggctgacgatcgtacagcttccacctccatgctgaaaataactcctcaattgggttaaggaatggtgaataaggtgggaggaattctatgagcatcctcgggtgggtcacaaaccattgccttatgatgtttgatcgatggaaattcacattatcacaaatgaccacatactttggcaaatcctctctgaacagacccctctcatcatcagggatgagagccctgtagagagtctctaaaaagttgagtagatgctgggtgttgtttacctgtacatactggtaccgtagctccttaactctgtcctcattcctttggaatggtacacgctacagctgtttcatactcatctggtttctatgcagcaccctgttgatggttgagatgctaaccgtatggatgttttcaaagacatcgttgtcttctgtaatggtcctttgtatttccctgagtTTCATGGCGtcctctgccaccggtttgaggtaatcttgcagtcctctatgtggggaaaaatgcagtgatgcatcgcacactttcacatagacaaaaactatgcgaacacacattttactgtaaaacattgcaactctgtgttgtggtctgtctatatatgcttgccaattgattcttcatgagatgcacctttgagcaatttagacaactggttgattgttggttgaactaacactttacattccttcatgagtgagggtcaatttcacctgcacgattcatcaattcacgtttttgtacaaaaggtctaatagaaatgtgtaaaactatgcttgacagtttatgacaaatagttcaacaattttgcatgtaatggcttatgcaaggaagtaatgcctagatgttttgaggggtaagactattcagaaccatctactatagtagaaccatctactatattttgatcaacatgacatgagcaattgatcatgtggaaaaaagctgacacttgtacattatcaattgcaatgtgttcaaaggaataagaaattgctttaatgataTGCACAAGTGACTAGACGATTTGGAATTTGTATAAGTagtatcaagaattgcacttttgatctaagaaatgcaccaaagcgactgagaaaaactgtaatatgaCTGGTCATcaccatatacactgagtgtacaaaacattaggaaagctctttccatgacacagactgaccaggtgaatccacttcaatcagcgtagatgaatgatgacaattgagacatggattgtgtatgtgtcctGTTCAgagatgaatgggcaagacaaaagatttaagtgcttttgaacggggtatgacGGTAGGAGCCAGGCGAACCAGTATgagtttgtcaagaactgcaacgctgctggtttTTCATTCGTTCGAcagtttcatttacatttacatttaagtcatttagcagacgctcttatccagtttcccaagtgtatcaagaatggtccaccacccaaaggacatccagtcaacttgacacaactgtggggagCATTGAGTCAACATgtccagaatccctgtggaacgctttcaacaccttgtagagtctaaGCCCTGACAAATAGAGGTGgttctgaaggcaaaagggggtgcaacttagTATTAGAAAagtattcttaatgttttgttcactaCACATAGTAATGCCAGAGTTGACATGcatccctctgtcccctccctatcCCCTTCCTCTCTGTGCAGGAGAGCCCCTATGTGATGCGTAAGGGGAACTACCAGGAGTACCAGAGGAATGACCAGTATGAGGGCTTCTGTGTGGACATGTTAAGAGAGCTGGCAGACATCTTGAAGTGCTCCTTCAGGATTAAACTGGTGGATGATGGGCTGTATGGAGCGCCTGAACCCAACGGGTCCTGGACCGGCATGGTGGGAGAGCTCATCAACAGGGtgagcaggcaggcagacagacagacagacagacacagacagacagacagacagacagacagacagacagacagacagacagacagacagacagacagacaggacaggacaggacaggacaggacaggacaggacaggacaggacaggacaggacaggacaggacagacaggacaggacagacaggacagacagacagacagacagacagacagacagacagacagacagacagacagacagacagacagacagacagacagacagacagacagacagacagacagacagacagacagacagacagacaggactaacaattcagtcagtcagtcacgacTGACAaatcagtcccattcaaaatcttattttccctaAACCTAACCGTTACCCGAAAACctaaccctatctcctaaccctaaacctacagaaattctaacactaattctaattctaaccttaaccctaaaccccctagaaataacaTTTGACcatgtggggactaacaaaatgtccccagttggtcaaactGTTTTGTTTTACCATTCTTGGATagttaagcacacacacacacactaataagaGACTATGTGTGCTTAATTAGATCACAGCATACTTCAATTACCACAGTGTGGTCCCCATATGTCTCTTGCCATGGGGCTGCCCTGCTCCCCACTCTCTCTGCCctttctgctctcctcactgATCAAACCAGACTAATCCCATGTTCATCAATTAGGCTTTAATTTGACTGTCTGACAGGAGGTTACCATAAATGGAACAGCCAGCGAACAGTTCTGCTGCAGTGGATCTCTGGTTCTATTGTCTCTCTGAAGACATTTTTTTCTCCCTCCATGGGGTGGAGGGAACGCCATTGGCTCATAGGTGCATCTCCAATCCAGGGGACTCTGAGTGATCGAAGTGTTGGTTTGTTGTCATCTAtttctgaccctctctctctctctctctttctttctttctttctttccccccccccccccccctacagaAAGCAGACTTGGCAGTAGCAGGCTTTACCATCACCTCTGAGAGGGAGAAAGTCATAGACTTCTCCAAGCCCTTCATGACGCTAGGAATCAGCATCTTGTACAGAGTCCACCTGGTAAGGCAGACACACCAGAGCAGTTGGGTGTATTGGATTTCCCCCACTGCTGTTTGTGATATCCTGATTATTTTATGGGCCATGACAATGCATTTCTTTGAGGCTATCGAGGATATCTGATTCTGAAAGTTAGAATGGATAGGTCTTATAGAGTTCATGGTTGTACATGGTTGCACACGTTTACCGTTCAACTCTCTGAGGCTTACATTTGttgcattattttttatttattttatttcacctttatttaaccaggtaggctagttgagaacaagttctcatttgcaactgcgacctggccaagataaagcatagcagtgtgaacagacaacacagagttacacatggaataaacaattaacaagtcaaaaacacagtagaaaaaaaaatgggcagtctatatacaatgtgtgcaaaaggcatgaggaggtaggcgaataatacaattttgcagattaacactggggtgataaatgatcagatggtcatgtacaggtagagatattggtgtgcaaaagagcagaaaagtaaataaataaattaaaaaaacagtataaaaacagtatgggaatgaggtaggtgaaaatgggtgggctatttaccaatagactatgtacagctgcagcgatcggttagctgctcggatagccgATGATGATGTGCTGTACAGTTGCAGGGAAGAACACTGTTCCTCTGTGGTTGAAAGAGGAACTACATGACagctatgtaatgtaatgtaataggGCCACTCCACCctgtcctatctctctctcttgtctctgtttTAGGGGAGGAAGCCAGGGTATTTCTCCTTCCTGGACCCCTTCTCTCCGGCTGTTTGGCTCTTCATGCTGCTCGCCTACCTGGCTGTCAGCTGTGTGCTCTTCCTGGCTGCAAGGTAAGTGCATGAAAGAGCACCACAGTAACCCAGGGCAACAGGAACAGGAAACTAGTGAGGAACTCTGGGATTGTTTATGCATTTTGGTTGACACAATTGAGTAATAATGAGTTATTGTAGCTTATATACACACCGAATGAAAATGCCTTGGTTGAGATAGACAGATGTTGTGTACAGAGGTCCTTatgctcctttctctcctctacactcttagaaaaaaggtgctatctagaacctaaaagggttcttcggctgtcgtcgtagaagaaccctttgaagaaccctttttggttccaggtagaacccttttgggtttcatgtagaagagggttctacctgaaaccaaaaagggttctcctatggggacagccaaatagcCCTTATAGAACCCTTTCTTCTAAgagtgttctcctcctctcctacttcCAGGTTAAGTCCCTATGAGTGGTACAACCCCCACCCATGTCTGCAGGGGCACAAGGACATGCTGGAGAACCAGTACACCCTAGGGAACAGCCTGTGGTTCCCTGTAGGAGGCTTCATGCAGCAGGGCTCTGAGATCATGCCCCGTGCCCTGTCCACACGCTGCGTCTCAGGGGTCTggtaagtctgtgtgtgtgtagatgggtgggtAAGTATGTATCAGTCTGTATGTCTCAGTCCGAGTAAATgtctctctgtcgccctctcctctctcatttctctccctgtctgggaTTCTGTCAAACTCTATTTtctctgactttctctctctgtctctctcttattctttctctctgtctttctctctctgtctctctctgtctctctctttgatgGTGTCACTTCTCCCATTCTTTCCCCTTAGTCctacctctctttccctctctctatcccccctctccttctcttactctttctaactctgtctctctcttctcccaggtGGATGTTTACTCTGATCATCATCTCCTCCTACACGGCCAACCTGGCAGCCTTCCTGACCGTCCAGAGGATGGAGGTGCCCATCGAGTCTCCTGACGACCTGGCCGACCAGACCAACATCGAGTATGGCACTATCCACGGGGGGAGCACCATGACTTTCTTCATGGTACTGCTTGACGCTGGCCCTGGGTGGCGTATGTAGAGCTTTGAATGGAGAATGACTggtagggaggtgtgtgtgtgtgatgttgttCTAGTATTTGCCGACATGTCTCAGATCGCTcctatttgtatgtgtgtgtatggtgagGTGGGTATGTGGTtgagcacagtgtgtgtgtgtgagagtgtagtTGTTTCCCTATTTGCTGGCAAGTCTCTGAGCTCCTGTTGTGTTCTTTATGGCTGTTAGTGTTAAGTGGCTGAGTGTCAGTGTTTGCTTATGTAAGAGCTGCTGGCATCTGTGTTGGCATCTGTGTTTGTCAGTGCATTTGGACTGTGTGCTtgattgtgcatgtgtgtttgtgagtaaatgtttaggtgtgtttgtgtgtgtgtgtgtggggggggggggttagtgtgagtgtttgtttgtgtatcttTATTGTGTGTATGTTCATTGTGCTTACCTAGACCTCCCTTGATGCTgtatcatccctctctccacctcttaaCTGTACACACTACCGAAGAGTCCTTCACATCCAACCCACATTTAACCTGTTTTGTTGCATATACAATACTGTATCTAACTGGTTGCTGTTACCTTGACTCTGTGTCTATGCTGTTCCTTAGCATGACATATTGTATGTACACAAGCCCCTGGCGTTTGATTCAGCTGCATGTGGATAAAGAATAATGCATCTGTTTAATTATGAGTAAATATGaggaaatgtatatatatatatatatatacagtagatatattttTCTACCCTTCTGTCTCtatcccttctcccccctcccttcccctcctttcCCTTTCCTACCTCCCCATCTCTTTCCTCCACCCCCCCAccttcctccctttcctcctttctccctccctccttcctttctccctccaGAACTCGCGCTACCAGACATACCAGCGCATGTGGAACTACATGCACTCCAAGCAGCCCAGTGTGTTTGTGAAGAGCACGGAGGAGGGCATTGCCCGCGTGGTCAACTCTAAATATGCCTTCCTCCTGGAGAGCACCATGAATGAGTATTACCGCAAACTCAACTGTAATCTCACCCAGATTGGGGGTCTGCTGGACACCAAGGGCTACGGCATCGGCATGCCACtgggtgagagagggatggaggtatgggggaaagagggatggagggtggaggtaTGGGGAGAGAaaaggatgggggagggaggtatgggggaaagaggaatggagggagggaggtatggtagagaaaggggtggagggaggtataggaggagagaggggtgatggggaaggatggagggaggtatggggagagggatggagggaggtatggGGGAGAGATGGATCGGGAGGGATGGgaaagaggagagacggagagatggggagtggagagatggggaaaaaggagagatgggaaagagagaagagtgtgtgaaAATGGTGGTGAAatagagggaggatgggagacagggagagacgggggagtgGTACAACCCACAACATCTGGATGAGAAGGGAGGAGACCACAAGCCTTTTAATTTCTCTTCATCTTTAATCCCCTCATACCTTTTTCCTTTTGTTCCTCCCAGGCTCTCCGTTCAGAGAGGAGATCACTATGGCCATCCTGCACCTGCAGGAGAACAACAGGCTGGAGATCCTGAAGAGGAGGTGGTGGGAGGGAGGACAGTGCCCTAAAGAGGAGGACCACAGAGCCAAGGGTCAGTACACTACTCTGTTTCCAGTGTCTTTGCAGCTTTGTATCTCAACTAATGTCTGTGAGtgttctgaatgtactgtaagaTGGGAGATTACCAGGGTCTGTGGTCTTGTGTGTGTAACTGTTATTGTGTTAAATCAGGGGCATATtagtggtactgtatgtgtgtgtattaaccatcatgtctctcctccacaGGTCTGGGCATGGAGAACATCGGGGGTATCTTCGTGGTGTTGATCTGTGGCCTCATCATCGCTGTGTTCGTGGCCATCATGGAGTTTGTGTGGTCGACGCGCTGCTCTTCAGAGACAGACGAGGTACGCCCTCACTCCTGCCCTCGCCGACACCACAGACCCACCCCAGTAGGTCCCCATGGCAACACACCAACCCTGACTCCCCATCCTCTgtcgtgcagtgtgtgtgtttgttgggccGCCTCTGgaactgtgtgtgtttgaataTGTATTCGTCGGGCTGCTTCTGGcaccatttgtgtgtgtgtatgttaatcAGTGTGTCTAGTCTGTGTGTTTCACTGTTGGGTTTGCTATGTATTGTGCATGGATGATGAGGGTTGCTATTTTACAACTGAACCTCAAATGAAGTAGGACAGATTTCTCTTGTAAGCAGATCAGGGTCCAGTCACATGTTGTGTGAGCGTACTTGTGTTGGCATGCTATAGTACTAGCGTTGGTGTGTGAACGTACTTGTGTTGGCATGCTATATAGTACTAGCGTTGGTGTGTGAACGTACTTGTGTTGGCATGCTATATAGTACTAGCGTTGGTGTGTGAACGTACTTGTGTTGGCATGCTATATAGTACTAGCGTTGGTGTGTGAACGTACTTGTGTTGGCATGCTATATAGTACTAGCGTTGGTGTGTGAACGTACTTGTGTTGGCATGCTATAGTACTAGCGTTGGTGTGTGAACGTACTTGTGTTGGCATGCTATATACTAGTTGGTGTGTGCGTTTGGTTGTGTGACTAGCGTTGGTGTGTGAACTACTTGTGTTGGCATGCTATAGTACTAGCGTTGGTGTGTGAACGTACTTGTGTTGGCATGCTATAGTACTAACGTTGGTGTGTGAACGTACTTGTGTTGGCATGCTATAGTACTAGCGTTGGTGTGTGAATGTACTTGTGTTGGCATGCTATAGTACTAGCGTTGGTGTGTGAACGTACTTGTGTTGACATGCTATAGTACTAGCGTTGGTGTGTGAACGTACTTGTGTTGGCATGCTATAGTACTAGCGTTGGTGTGTGAGCGTACTTGTGTTGGCATGCTATAGTACTAGCGTTGGTGTGTGAACGTACTTGTGTTGGCATGCTATAGTACTAGCGTTGGTGTGTGAACGTACTTGTGTTGACATGCTATAGTACTAGCGTTGGTGTGTGAACGTACTTGTGTTGGCATGCTATAGTACTAGCGTTGGTGTGTGAGCGTACTTGTGTTGGCATGCTATAGTACTAGCGTTGGTGTGTGAACGTACTTGTGTTGGCATGCTATATAGTACTAGCGTTGGTGTGTGAACGTACTTGTGTTGACATGCTATATAGTACTAGCGTTGGTGTGTGAACGTACTTGTGTTGGCATGCTATATAGTACTAGCGTTGGTGTGTGAACGTACTTGTGTTGGCATGCTATAGTACTAGCGTTGGTGTGTGAACGTACTTGTGTTGGCATGCTATATAGTACTAGCGTTGGTGTGTGAACGTACTTGTGTTGGCATGCTATAGTACTAGCGTTGGTGTGTGAACGTACTTGTGTTGGCATGCTATAGTACTAGCGTTGGTGTGTGAGCGTACTTGTGTTGGCATGCTATAGTACTAGCGTTGGTGTGTGAACGTACTTGTGTTGGCATGCTATTGTACTAGCGTTGGTGTGTGAGCGTACTTGTGTTGGCATGCTATAGTACTAGCGTTGGTGTGTGAACGTACTTGTGTTGGCATGCTATAGTACTAGCGTTGGTGTGTGAACGTACTTGTGTTGGCATGCTATAGTACTAGCGTTGGTGTGTGAACGTACTTGTGTTGGCATGCTATAGTACTAGCGTTGGTGTGTGAGCGTACTTGTGTTGGCATGCTATAGTACTAGCGTTGGTGTGTGAACGTACTTGTGTTGGCATGCTATAGTACTAGCGTTGGTGTGTGAACGTACTTGTGTTGACATGCTATAGTACTAGCGTTGGTGTGTGAACGTACTTGTGTTTGGATGCTATAGTACTAGCGTTGGTGTGTGAGCGTACTTGTGTTGGCATGCTATAGTACTAGCGTTGGTGTGTGAACGTACTTGTGTTGGCATGCTATAGTACTAGCGTTGGTGTGTGAACGTACTTGTGTTGACATGCTATAGTACTAGCGTTGGTGTGTGAACGTACTTGTGTTGGCATGCTATAGTACTAGCGTTGGTGTGTGAGCGTACTTGTGTTGGCATGCTATAGTACTAGCGTTGGTGTGTGAACGTACTTGTGTTGGCATGCTATAAAGTACTAGCGTTGGTGTGTGAACGTACTTGTGTTGGCATGCTATATAGTACTAGCGTTGGTGTGTGAACGTACTTGTGTTGGCATGCTATATAGTACTAGCGTTGGTGTGTGAACGTACTTGTGTTGGCATGCTATAGTACTAGCGTTGGTGTGTGAACGTACTTGTGTTGGCATGCTATATAGTACTAGCGTTGGTGTGTGAACGTACTTGTGTTGGCATGCTATAGTACTAGCGTTGGTGTGTGAACGTACTTGTGTTGGCATGCTATATAGTACTAGCGTTGGTGTGTGAACGTACTTGTGTTGGCATGCTATAGTACTAGCGTTGGTGTGTGAATGTACTTGTGTTGGCATGCTATAGTACTAGCGTTGGTGTGTGAATGTACTTGTGTTGGCATGCTATAGTACTAGCGTTGGTGTGTGAGCGTACTTGTGTTGGCATGCTATAGTACTAGCGTTGGTGTGTGAACGTACTTGTGTTGGCATGCTATAGTACTAGCGTTGGTGTGTGAGCGTACTTGTGTTGGCATGCTATAGTACTAGCGTTGGTGTGTGAACGTACTTGTGTTGGCATGCTATAGTACTAGCGTTGGTGTGTGAACGTATGCTTGTGTTGGCATGCTATAGTACTAGCGTTGGTGTGTGAGCGTACTTGTGTTGGCATGCTATAGTACTAGCGTTGGTGTGTGAACGTACTTGTGTTGGCATGCTATAGTACTAGCGTTGGTGTGTGAACGTACTTGTGTTGGCATGCTATAGTACTAGCGTTGGTGTGTGAACGTACTTGTGTTGGCATGCTATAGTACTAGCGTTGGTGTGTGATCGCGCTATTTTGACTGTGATCAGAAAGTGTTCATGTTTAGTACAGGGTATGGATAAGCCAATATTGTGATGCCAATATTTGCTTGCATAAGAATCAGTGTGTAATGATTTCCCTGGCATTAAATGTCACGATCTATCTTCTTTTACATGCCTCACATGCTGGTACTCTTCGTTTCCATTCTTGGATcactcctctctgtgtgtctgccacACCCGTCATTCTGTCAATCAGTGTCTGTTTTCTGATAATGAatactgtttctgtttgtgtaagagtattaTTCATCATTGTTATGATTTTGTAGATTAGAATATTCCATAATGTCTATGTCTATGTGTCCTTGGTGCATTTTGTTGGAACTTTTTTGCAAGTGTGTGATGCTGTTGGaatgttagaggtgtgtgtgtgtgtgtgtgtgtgtgtgtgtctgtttgggtGTGTTGTTTGTCTACATACACCTCAGTTTGCGGGCCTGCCTGTTTGTTCATAGTTCATTATGTaccattatatattatatataatgaaCACAATTTGTTCTGTTCAGTTGGTAATTTGTGTGGATTGTATTAACTCTCTCTGCTCTTTGGATATTCTCCAACCTCTATCCATCTCTACATCTCCCCTCATCACCACtttcattgcccccccccccccccccatttctaCCTTTCTATAACCCTCATtcggttctcctctcctcctaccatCTCTTTTACTCCACCTCCACCCTGTTTCCCTTCTCTTTCCCTTTgcttcccctctttcttcccccaCCTTCctactctccccctctatctctttccCTTTGccttccctctttcttcccccaCCTTCctactctccccctctatctctttccCTTTGccttccctctttcttcccccaCCTTCctactctccccctctatctctttccCTTTGCCTTCCCTCTTTTTCCCCCCCGTCTGTCTACTTTGCTTTTGTGACCCCCTatctctccctattctctcctTCCCGtcgtccctctcctctgtcctctcaggtgtctgtctgtcaggagaTGATCACAGAGTTCCGAAACGCCGTCTCCTGTAAGAAGAGTTCCCGTTCCCGTCGTCGCCGCCCCCTGGGCAAATCCGCGGCCCTCCGCCACCCCACCCGCATCGCCCTGGGGACCCAGCGGCCACTCCGCCTCGTACGGGAGATGCGCCTCAGCAACGGCAA containing:
- the LOC115113848 gene encoding glutamate receptor ionotropic, kainate 5-like isoform X3, producing MLDDSLDPTPLLKEIRDDKVATIIIDANASISYLILKKASELGMTSAFYKYILTTMDFPLLRLDDIVDDQSNIIGFSMFNTTHPFYLEFIRSLNLSWREGCDLIYPGPALSSALMFDAVHVVVGAVRELNRSQEIGVKPLSCTSPQIWQHGTSLMNYLRMVEYDGLTGHVEFNSKGQRTNYTLRILEKHRRRHREIGIWYSNNTLAMNATSLDINVSETLANKTLIVTTILESPYVMRKGNYQEYQRNDQYEGFCVDMLRELADILKCSFRIKLVDDGLYGAPEPNGSWTGMVGELINRKADLAVAGFTITSEREKVIDFSKPFMTLGISILYRVHLGRKPGYFSFLDPFSPAVWLFMLLAYLAVSCVLFLAARLSPYEWYNPHPCLQGHKDMLENQYTLGNSLWFPVGGFMQQGSEIMPRALSTRCVSGVWWMFTLIIISSYTANLAAFLTVQRMEVPIESPDDLADQTNIEYGTIHGGSTMTFFMNSRYQTYQRMWNYMHSKQPSVFVKSTEEGIARVVNSKYAFLLESTMNEYYRKLNCNLTQIGGLLDTKGYGIGMPLGSPFREEITMAILHLQENNRLEILKRRWWEGGQCPKEEDHRAKGLGMENIGGIFVVLICGLIIAVFVAIMEFVWSTRCSSETDEVRPHSCPRRHHRPTPVSVCQEMITEFRNAVSCKKSSRSRRRRPLGKSAALRHPTRIALGTQRPLRLVREMRLSNGKLYSGSGPLTGGPGGGVGAGGGPSDMGPGPQRLLEDPLGANTTPPHPPQPQVPVALPRSCTHVRICQECRRIQSLRSGMGSTRIPPSSAPLPRLPPPPPPSSSNTDSEGGGGSSPRRLPHSTPAPCLPIPPPQSSTDTDLLGSRTKTDDLGGAGGYMGAS